A single genomic interval of Daucus carota subsp. sativus chromosome 1, DH1 v3.0, whole genome shotgun sequence harbors:
- the LOC108217518 gene encoding uncharacterized protein LOC108217518, with the protein MLSKWNFRWNSERQKSWNVWMRGKYGISAHESMTSTQHLNKLSESMKAIKKASEFPGLREKLSQDNFAWKLKNGKTILFWEDRWSGKSSIKDTHPKLYKLSTLKEISVSEVFECWKGNDISTSCQFWSRPLRPWEMEEASKIGDLVRTITLAKDKDEMIWAYTKKGLSLKAATDLLTCNSSPISWEFVWKLKVPNKVKIFLWKAHLGILPTRNFLALRNIKLSDSTTCPVCKLEGETTGHLLIECKMAKAVWTQMFSWWQINPVPPHEMSLMSIWQQSKQFSTRKARITWKVCVSAALWCIWLVRNQVVFRNMEVKMQSAISYFKQLAKEWCLANNLILQNAATWWSVNPMGVLTSSERAQLSNIMQVEEDLIGFTDGSCKTRGEFKFAGIGGNILNKKGNVIFSFSGPSSATTSFEAESQALEFLVKSFSNSDYKASNMVIYSDCLKLVHKVLEVTTAHCTDEKQDLREIFKGLKIRCAFIPSELNSEADFLAKKGAKSKHLTSCWITNCSGPFSQPKP; encoded by the coding sequence ATGCTAAGTAAGTGGAATTTTAGATGGAACAGTGAAAGACAAAAATCCTGGAATGTTTGGATGAGAGGGAAATATGGTATTTCTGCTCACGAGAGTATGACTTCGACTCAGCACCTGAATAAATTGTCTGAAAGTATGAAAGCAATCAAGAAGGCATCAGAGTTTCCTGGTCTAAGAGAAAAATTATCTCAAGATAATTTTGCATGGAAATTGAAAAATGGTAAAACAATTTTATTCTGGGAAGATCGTTGGTCTGgaaaatcatcaataaaagACACACATCCTAAGCTGTATAAGCTGTCTACGCTTAAAGAGATTTCAGTCTCAGAAGTGTTTGAATGCTGGAAGGGGAATGACATTAGTACAAGCTGCCAGTTCTGGTCAAGGCCACTTAGACCGTGGGAAATGGAGGAAGCCTCAAAAATAGGCGACCTTGTCCGAACAATAACCCTAGCAAAAGACAAAGATGAAATGATCTGGGCATATACTAAGAAAGGCTTATCACTTAAGGCTGCCACAGATCTCTTGACATGCAACAGTAGTCCGATCAGTTGGGAATTCGTTTGGAAGTTAAAGGTGCCTAACAAGGTAAAGATCTTTCTCTGGAAAGCTCATTTGGGAATCCTTCCTACTAGAAACTTCTTAGCACTCAGGAATATTAAACTCAGCGACTCAACGACTTGTCCTGTTTGTAAGCTAGAAGGGGAAACAACAGGTCACTTATTGATAGAGTGCAAAATGGCCAAAGCAGTTTGGACTCAGATGTTCAGTTGGTGGCAAATCAACCCAGTTCCTCCGCATGAAATGTCACTAATGAGCATCTGGCAACAGTCTAAGCAGTTCTCAACTAGGAAAGCCAGAATCACTTGGAAAGTATGTGTGAGTGCAGCTTTGTGGTGCATATGGTTGGTGAGAAATCAGGTGGTTTTTCGTAATATGGAAGTCAAAATGCAATCAGCCATAAGCTACTTCAAACAACTAGCCAAGGAGTGGTGCTTGGCAAACAACTTGATTCTTCAAAACGCTGCAACATGGTGGAGTGTCAATCCAATGGGAGTCTTAACAAGTTCTGAGCGAGCTCAGCTAAGCAATATAATGCAGGTCGAGGAAGATTTAATCGGATTTACAGATGGCTCATGCAAAACACGTGGCGAATTTAAATTCGCTGGAATAGGAGGGAACATCCTCAACAAAAAAGGAAATGTAATCTTTTCATTCTCAGGACCCTCTAGCGCTACAACCTCGTTCGAAGCAGAGAGTCAAGCATTGGAGTTTCTGGTAAAATCGTTTTCAAACTCAGACTATAAGGCAAGCAATATGGTAATCTACTCGGATTGCTTAAAATTAGTGCACAAGGTGTTGGAAGTTACAACTGCGCACTGTACAGATGAAAAGCAGGACTTACGGGAAATTTTTAAAGGACTAAAAATCAGATGCGCTTTTATTCCTAGTGAGCTAAACAGCGAAGCTGATTTTTTAGCCAAAAAAGGTGCCAAGAGTAAACATCTCACAAGTTGTTGGATCACAAATTGCAGTGGCCCATTCTCCCAACCCAAGCCTTGA